Proteins encoded together in one Labrus mixtus chromosome 18, fLabMix1.1, whole genome shotgun sequence window:
- the cdca4 gene encoding cell division cycle-associated protein 4 has translation MFPKGTKRKFSDSGEEPVAGGDQVPAASSAVARTLSSSYSLQRQSLLDMSLIKLQLCHMLVEPNLCRSVLIANTVRQIQEEMTQDGTWQIMTQALAAAQCPADRLVATEVLCRQTDPAAQASQSPKPFSVVGLEEGYHTEEVVMDGEGETEVTMSTLSPVSPQLSSASYLAGPFGMGPCWEDEEDDGDCEEDEEEDSEECVSEGEEADRDHLSADSRTGEQVFGTFEIKHPAPPPDPALEELFSDVDPSYYDLDTVLTGMQTAPKMGPYDLLESLSSHGPTALSSSTSCRSDLNELDHIMEIIVGS, from the coding sequence ATGTTCCCGAAGGGCACCAAGCGCAAGTTCTCAGATTCCGGGGAGGAGCCAGTCGCTGGCGGTGACCAGGTCCCTGCAGCTTCATCTGCGGTGGCTCGGACGCTGTCGTCGTCCTACAGCCTGCAGAGGCAGTCTCTTCTTGACATGTCGCTGATCAAGTTGCAGCTCTGCCACATGCTGGTGGAGCCGAACCTGTGCCGCTCGGTGCTCATCGCCAACACGGTGCGGCAGATCCAGGAGGAGATGACCCAGGATGGCACCTGGCAGATAATGACCCAGGCCCTGGCAGCCGCCCAGTGTCCTGCAGACCGCCTGGTGGCCACAGAGGTGCTGTGCCGGCAGACGGACCCAGCAGCTCAGGCCAGCCAAAGTCCGAAGCCCTTCTCAGTGGTCGGTCTGGAAGAGGGCTACCACACTGAGGAGGTGGTGATGGACGGAGAAGGGGAGACAGAGGTAACCATGTCCACTTTGTCGCCAGTTTCTCCGCAGCTGTCCTCCGCTTCTTACCTGGCAGGACCCTTCGGCATGGGACCCTGCTGGGAGGACGAAGAGGACGATGGTGACtgcgaggaggacgaggaggaggacagcgaggagtgtgtgtctgaaggagaggaggcagaccGGGACCACCTGAGTGCAGACTCCAGGACAGGGGAGCAGGTTTTTGGGACTTTCGAGATCAAGCACCCAGCGCCGCCCCCTGACCCTGCCCTCGAAGAACTTTTTTCAGACGTGGACCCCTCCTATTATGACCTCGATACGGTGCTGACAGGCATGCAGACGGCCCCAAAGATGGGCCCTTACGATCTGCTGGAGAGCCTTTCCTCTCACGGGCCAACAGCCCTGAGCTCCAGCACGAGCTGCAGGTCAGACCTGAATGAACTGGACCACATCATGGAGATCATAGTGGGATCCTGA